gttgtcatagagtagttgtataaatataatttctattttataaaatttatgcgGCCATTTATTATTGAAATCCTTTTTGCACTTTATCTCAAAagcaaattaatttttatactcATACAACTTAGCGGGGTTTCAGGCAGTGGAAAATTGAGTTGGGCAAATGAAGACGGTACTAGCACAATCGATATACGTGAAGGAGATGTAGGAAGTCTCACAGAAGGATCTGTTTTCTATATACACAACAACTTGGATGACCAAAGGAAGAAACTAAGAATTTATGCAATGTTTACCAATACTGATGATAGCACATTTGTAAGCTTCTTGCACttgtattattttcttaaactgAAGTTTCAAAGCCTTGTTTGTTTGCAATTGTTTATGTTAACAAAAATTGCAGGATCCATCAATTGGTGCTTACTCAAGAATCAATGAACTAGTCAAAGGCTTTGATAAGAAAATCATCCAAGCAGCTTTTAAGGTATATAATATGTTCATTCACAATGTGAAACAATCAATGTATAGTTGGTTCCATTTTGAGGCAAAATTGTTgagtgattttgacatgtttggataTTCTCgagtaaaattaaatttattttgttctaaactttcaatttcttttgaagGTGCCGGAGGATTTGATTGAGGCAATCACAAACAAGACTGAGACACCACCTATAGTGCATGCAGTTTCAGAAAAGAAACATAGCACTGTCTTGGAATTGGAGGCTTCATTTCTTAAATACTTTACAGGCATTGAATACAACTCCAAGAATCTGAAAACATACAACATCTTTGATAGTGACCATGACTTCGAAAATTGTTATGGTTGGACCTCAACAGTCACCAAAAAGCAACTAAAACGATTGAAGAGTAACAACATTGGATTTCTCATGGTGAATTTGACCAGGGTCAGTGACCATATCATAATTTCATTATTAGTTAAAGTTATAACTTTATGAATAATGTAttgtatgtttgtttgttgtatatgtttttaatgaagttatattaatataataaatatgttttgtGAAAGGCATCAATGTTGGGGCCACATTGGAATCCAATGGCAACAGAAGTAGCAGTGGTGTTGGAAGGGGAAGGAATGGTAAGAGTGGTATGTGGAAGCAACAATGATGACAAATGCAAAAACAAGAGGTTTAGAGTTCAGCAAGGAGATGTTTTTGTGGTGCCTAGGTTTCATCCAATGGCTCAAATGTCATTTGTTAATCAGCCACTTGTTTTTATGGGATTCAGCACTGCTGCAAAGAAAAATCATCCTCAGTTTTTGGCTGGTAAAGAATCTGTGCTGCAAATTCTAGACAGAGAGATAGTTGCTACCTCTTTAGGTGTAAGCAATACAACCATTGACAAGCTTTTGGAGAAACCGGATGATTCGATCATTTTCGAGTGTAATTCTTGTGCGGAGGAAGAGGAAAGGTTGATGGAGGAAGAAAAGGAGACGGGAAAGGAGGAGGaagatgaaaagagagagaaagaagaaagggagagggaaagagaagaagaggaggaagTTAGAAGAAGGGAGGAAGAAAGGAAAAGAGAGGAAGAAGCAGCTAGAAGACAACAAGAAGAGAGGGAAAGGAGGAGGAGAGAGGAGGAGCAAGAAGAaagggagagagagaaggaaggagaaaaggaaagagaagaagaagaagaagaagcagcaGCTAGAAGGCAACAAGAGGAGAGGGAAAGGAAAGAGGAGGCAGCtaggagagagagggagagggaaAAAGAGGAAGCTAGGAGAGAAATGGAAAGGGAAaggaaaagaagagaaaaggaaGTAGAGAgggagaaagaaaggaaaaggcAAGAGGCAGAGAGTGAGGAAGAAGCAGCTAGAAGGCAACAAGAGgagagggaaagaaaacgagAAGAGAAGGAAGctaggagaagaaaagaaagagggcAAGAAGGGAGaagtaaagaagaagaagaagaagaagaagcagaggGGGAGGAAGAAGCAGCAAGAAGAcaacaagagaagagagaaaggaggAGAGAAGAGGGTGAAGCTAGGACTgaggaagaaagaagagaagaagggCGCGAAGAAGAGGGTGAGACCGAGAGCGAGACAGGAGGAGGATGGAGGCAACCAAAGAGGGGAGACACGGGAAGAAGAAGCAGAGGAGGAACAGAATGGGAAGAAGAAGCAGCAGCCAGAAGACAGCAAGAAGAAAGGGAGAGAAGGAGAAAGCAAGGCGGTTGGAGTAGCTATGAAGGAAGGAGAGTTCTGAAGATGCGTAGGAATGTGTGATTTGTGTCTTAACTTTCAAGGGGGTTCCCTACTTATATGTTGtgtattaaaataataagttgttttttatgcATATGTTTCTATCTATGTTTTAGGCTTGTTTGGTACAGAAGTTGAAGGTTTCTGTTTCATGAAGTTTGCTTAGCACTAATGTAGCtgtattaattagaataagaaCTACTGTTAGGCACTCATGTGTATTTTAATAAGAACCTTCAACCTTCAATCTTTTTGTTATGCTATGTAATCTCTGTTTTCTGCTAGCTTGTAACAAAGTTGAAGATCTATGACTAAGTTTTATGGAGTTTATTGGATAGTATAAGTTTGTATTTGCTACAATGTGCTGCTGAAACGATCGAAGTTAAAACTTAAACTACGGGGTGCTGTGCTGGTGTTATAAAAAGGTAACATAGTGTAAATGACGATTAACAATACTGTGTTCATCATAAACCTAGTGTTTGACACATTATATAGCCTATGCATATGACTTGCATTGTTGAGCATAACTGCTAAAagtaaaatcattaaaattaaaataagagtttaaaattaacaattaagactaaaaaaaaacacacatgaATGACAATGCTGATaagataatatattttcatatcaGCAATTTGACATAGCAAAGTTAACAGTTAATGTAAAAACTATTCAAAGggttctttgaaaaaaaataaaaaaaattgggattgAAATCGAAACAGGGTTTACtaaaatgttttgaaattcCAACACCTGCAATCATATCTCTATGTTGAGTAACAAAAGAGCTTCATCTAAAATATAGGTAATATCTCATCTAACTTCCATCCGTGGTGTTatcaattttagttttagaTGATTACATGTGATAACTGATAACTGACTTAGTTCTTCATTCTTCACATTCAATACGTgacaaaataaaactaaatatctattttctttctttggaGGGTTGTTGTATAATAATGCAAACAAGGAAGCCATAATAACcttttttctaaagaaaaaaaaaagtattcctAAGTGTAGCACTAATGTTTGAGATGATTAACTACTAGAAGAAATAAGAAtgaattcaaattaaaaaaaaaaaaaatgcaaaggaGAGGCTTAGCCACATAGCATCTAAATATACAAAATGAAATTGGCAAAAATATCACTCATTGACTGAGTTGGATATGTAAGACACGACAACTGTTAAGTCATCAAGTTTGCCGCCATCAAATCGGTATCCATACTCGAGAGCAGCAGCTGAAAATGGTGACTGCCTTTTCGTGTCAAGAGCTCGCTGACGAGCCAATGCTGCTATCTTCTGAGCAGTTGCTTGTGGTCCTAATCTAGCTCTAGTTGCACCTACAACCACTCCAACGATATCATTGTTGTACATGTTGTCAAATAAACCATCTGTTCCAGCAACAATGATATCTCCTGGAGCGACAGGTACTGTAAAAACCTGCACATAAATTGATAAACTTGTTTAAAAGAAAAGTACACAATAAACTTCAATCTCCATTACTAGGATTGTGGTTTTAATGAGTGAACTTTACCTCGCCAGAGCTAGGTAGATCACCTTCAGTACCGCTCCTTGCCAATTGATATGGGAAATTGAACCCGCGTTGTTGAACAGGGGACTTGAAAATGACGCTCCCATCTCTTATCACAATGAATCCACTATCACCCAAATTAATAGCATTTAGTGCCTGGACCAAGTAAACAACCACAAAGAATGAAAATTAATCAGCGGTGTTAATACTCTTTTCACATAGATCAAGAAAGGCTGCACTGTGCTGCCTTCAGTGAATCGAGAGATACAGCTAAAATACCAATCAGACATTGTACTTAAAAACTTAAGACTCGGATATTTAAAAACTGATCAAATTTCTGTTTCGCAATATTTAATTGATTGAGTGACAGGTAAGACAAACTAGACACTTGTTTGTGGTACAGGCCAGTTTTGTAGACTGTAGAGAAAAGTATCCCCAAAACAAGAAGTTTGGAGAAGAATGCATATCAAGACTCATGGATTCATGATTTTCATTATGCCAGACAtgaattaaacaaaatttccatgttgatgaaaagaaaacaaagaatcCAGTGTTCAGTATGCATGAAGCATGCTATTAGAATTAAGTTCACCTTAACCTGCAATCGACAAAACTGACTTTTTGACTGTCAAAGTGAAGAATAAAGTATATAATACCTCATCGATAAGAGCAATGATACAGACAGTTGAGGAACCCATTGCCTTTGTTTTTGAGTGAGCCTTCTCTAACACCCTTACTGGATTAAAAGAACCTTTGGGTTCCTCTCGAATTGCTCTTGCGGAATTGGCTACAAGTTCCTGGGCATACAGTCCTGCATTAACACCAACATCTGCCCAGCCACCAACACCATCTGCAACACCAATTGCTTGTTCATCTTCACAAATAAAATGAGCATCCTCTCCTCCAGTCGCCACCTTATCTGGATGTGGTAGGTAACATGATCCTGATAACATCTTCAAGGGCTTGCGATCAAGAGTAGTTCTGAAAATACAAGTACCCAATCCTCAGGATAAGTAAATGGGCTGTAACACGTAGtagtataaataatattttaagcaTATTCTTCCGCTGCCaagttgttatttaattaatttgtgacAGGAAACTTGGTATCTCACTGGAAATCAGTAATGGTGCGGAGAAGATaaatcatggttttaaattatGGCTAAAACCCGCATCAGTAATATAAAGGTTTTGGAGCCCTGCAACCACATCACGGCCACAATTGTGGCCGCATAGTGCAATTGAAAACTTTGTTATTAGTCCTTAAATTTCTGAAATATTAAACATTGCAAGCAAACCACCACTACAACTACATACTGCATTTTAAAACCTTGTTAGAAATAGTAAGACTCACTTTTGAGCTTAATGCATAATCATAAGCCTCTATTTCAAACAACACAAATAGGATAAGCTTCAATGGTATTGGAATTGACATCTAAATTATCTTATCTAACAAAGATTTGaagcataaaataaaagaacaataaTCACTTACATGTTAGCCAAAGTGGAGGAGTTTTCCAGTTTTTCATCAGGAGGGCTGGTATCAAACGAAAGATCGTGTGCAGCACCAGCCAAACAGCAAGCAGAATAAGATGCCGAGAAATTCTTTGTCCACGGTCCATGAAGCAAACCCGAATTCTGAATCCTCCAACTAGCATCAAAAGTGGATCGCCCGAAATTCAAAGGACCATACAAAACCTGTTGCGGTCTTCTCAAACTCAAACTACCTCGCACGAACCCTTTATGGGTTCTTTCCTTGAAGTATACACCAGCATGCTTTGTGAAATCTTGAACACTGCTATAACTCGAgattaaatcatcaacataaacatctccCAGAATAGCATTGGAAGGTGAAGAAGCCATTAATTTTCTTGCACCAACGTTATTGCTTGAATAGAAATTACTTGAATTGGATAAAAAAGATCTCGAACACAACGAAGAAAGAGACAAAACAGGTTTATTAAACCTTGTTACTGGCACACTCTGTTGTTTCCTTGTTACTATTGTTTTGCCAATGCAACCGAAAATCGAAGCATTCAGCTTTGAGAGATTCGTAACACATAGCATCTTAATTAATTAACCTTGTATGCAAAATAGTCCTAAGTAATGTGAAATTTACACCTTGGATGAAAAAGTGCATTCCTTTTTCACACCAGCACTTGCTTCAGCAGAATTGAACTATACCCAAATTCTGAAacattgaaattttaatgtttattattcaaaatttgcaactttatgaagaaaaaaacatcattatgaagaaaataagtCGTTAATTAACACTAATTAACAATAATAGAAAATAGTTTTATGGTTAATGGGAGAAAGAGGGAAGCAAAGAATGAGAATTCATACCGATTGTGAAGACGAGGAATCGATTAAGGTTGAAAAGTTTGAGAGGTTTTGAGAGAATTACGCTGCAACCACAAAAACCTAATTCGGTTTGGATTAGGGATTTGTGTTTTTCAAAGTTTAAATTTATACACCTAgtgtttcagttttttttttttttttttttttggtacaacctagtgttttaattttatttggatttatcttttccttttatggttggtgtttggatttttattttattttttgaggaaagGTATTTGGATTTATTAtcttatgattatgattatttgtTTATCTTCGTACACTCTTTTTCTTAGAGTTATCTTCTACTGTTCGATAATTCTGTTTTTTCGTTTCATATccaaaactaaaaagaaaaaaactcaaaattttagaaactgtctGCCTGACtccaaattaattattttaattttttttttgaggattcTTTTAATCTCAGGCTATTTCTTTAAGAGTAACCTCAAGCTACTTATTTTTTAAGATAGCGTAAATATATGACGATTTTTTCGGTAGTCTATTGTATAAGACAAGTGAGACGGTtgtttcacttatttatatttttgtttggtaaGTCTTGTAGTTCACAAGTTGTTTCTTGAAGGGCATGACGAGTTGAGTGGTGCATGTAGTACATACAAGTCGTTGATTTTCAGTTCAAACATGATGCGGGAGTGAGTCAAACtaaaattatcaaaagagaTGATCATTAGAAAATTAAGGATCCGTTTGATGGCTATAGTAGAGAGTCAGGATGtgataaatatatcatatatattgtaatattttgtttgatgcgCCAATGAGATATATGAAACTATTTCAATTATTTATCATATCGTGTTACTTCTTTGTAATTTACACTATtttggtcactattataaacaaaaaatctatattttagatTGATTCATTTAAAGATATATGTACTATTTATtatagatcacatacatcatttaatgaatgaatccaaaatgttgatttttgtttataataatgactaaggctctgtttggataacTTAGAACAAACGGAGCAGAATGGAACAGAATGGAATGGAACGGAGTGGAATGGAAcagaataaaaattatattccaTTATTTAGATACTTTATGATGGAATGGAGCTAATTTTCCATTCCATTGTTTGAAAAGTTGACGGAACGGAATGagttatatcttttttattccaattttaccttttatttaaaaacatcATTAGGTTGAATTTTCAACTCAATTCAATCAATATGTTGTTATTTTGACATCATTTGTGAGTAATACCAACGtattaaaaatttcaataaaaatagtttCAACAGTCTTCAATAGAAATTTTTTCATACAATTATTTTCCCTTATATTGTATATGTGTTACCAttgatttcttaaaaagaaaaaaacaatgtgTTACCATTGACACGTTTATGGCTAACGAAAAAAATTAGTAAtgatttactttcttttttttggaaCGGCTAAGATTGTTAATGATCCCACACCACTCAAGAATCAAAATGAATTAGAAGggataaaacaaaacaacataaaaaacacaGGGAACACTAACGAGAGGCAACAAACACAGTGTCCGTGGCTATGAAAAAGAGTACCTATTAAAGCATACAAACATAGAACTGAAGATGAGAGCAGATTGGAATGAGAAAAATTGGGGGAAAGGTTCAcgcataaaaaaaatttgggaaTGAAAAATAAGGACaaagttgtaattttattatttttgtatttgattCCATCAGATACCTTCTAAATTGGGGGGAATGGAAAATTGGTTAAATGAGTGGTATTGGATGGAATTGATTCCATCACACTCTATTTCATTCcattaattttttacaaaaccaaacaatggaatgtGGCTTTATCccactccattccattccatttcaCCACTCTccaccaatccaaacataccatactctgtttggattgatggaacAAAACGGAGCGGAACATAATGGAGGGGAATGGAATGGAGCGGAATGAAACAAAGATTTCATTCCGTTGTTTAGATATGTTGTGAAATGTTTCCGTTCCATTGTTTGGAAAGTGGACGGAATGGAACAagttataatttcttaattccatttttacccttatttaaaaatactattattatgtaaaaaagaaacattactattttttttattaaaaagaaatggaATAAAAAAGTACTCAATTAAGACAACAAAATATATAGAGTACACTTATGCAGGAAAttgggaaatgttttttttttctcaacactaaaaaaattcaccaaatcaggagaaaaataaaattgaaacaccttagagcaaaataaaaaagaatagacACAAAAAAAGACATACATAGCAAAgtttcaactaaaaaaataagcatAGCAGAAACTTGGGTCAAGATATAATAAACATGACAAATGAGCAGGgtttttatcatattaattgTGCCCTTTTTTTTATCTATGTAAGAGTGATTAATCATGAACTTTTTCGTAACAGTGGAGAAGGATGCTAGTTTGTATTGAGTAGTACTCTTTTTTATTAGGTCTCCCACCGtaggtgt
Above is a genomic segment from Medicago truncatula cultivar Jemalong A17 chromosome 5, MtrunA17r5.0-ANR, whole genome shotgun sequence containing:
- the LOC11426435 gene encoding vicilin-like seed storage protein At2g18540; this encodes MMETQKSFLASKFSSLLIFFLIITSLCELNALSSDEHSVKAHKGPVVERGQRKTLFETEYGEISATDVKDGHNTQHYHIEFFTLEPNSVFLPVLLHAAMLFYVHTGSGKLSWANEDGTSTIDIREGDVGSLTEGSVFYIHNNLDDQRKKLRIYAMFTNTDDSTFDPSIGAYSRINELVKGFDKKIIQAAFKVPEDLIEAITNKTETPPIVHAVSEKKHSTVLELEASFLKYFTGIEYNSKNLKTYNIFDSDHDFENCYGWTSTVTKKQLKRLKSNNIGFLMVNLTRASMLGPHWNPMATEVAVVLEGEGMVRVVCGSNNDDKCKNKRFRVQQGDVFVVPRFHPMAQMSFVNQPLVFMGFSTAAKKNHPQFLAGKESVLQILDREIVATSLGVSNTTIDKLLEKPDDSIIFECNSCAEEEERLMEEEKETGKEEEDEKREKEEREREREEEEEVRRREEERKREEEAARRQQEERERRRREEEQEEREREKEGEKEREEEEEEAAARRQQEERERKEEAARREREREKEEARREMERERKRREKEVEREKERKRQEAESEEEAARRQQEERERKREEKEARRRKERGQEGRSKEEEEEEEAEGEEEAARRQQEKRERRREEGEARTEEERREEGREEEGETESETGGGWRQPKRGDTGRRSRGGTEWEEEAAARRQQEERERRRKQGGWSSYEGRRVLKMRRNV
- the LOC11426436 gene encoding probable protein phosphatase 2C 80; its protein translation is MLCVTNLSKLNASIFGCIGKTIVTRKQQSVPVTRFNKPVLSLSSLCSRSFLSNSSNFYSSNNVGARKLMASSPSNAILGDVYVDDLISSYSSVQDFTKHAGVYFKERTHKGFVRGSLSLRRPQQVLYGPLNFGRSTFDASWRIQNSGLLHGPWTKNFSASYSACCLAGAAHDLSFDTSPPDEKLENSSTLANITTLDRKPLKMLSGSCYLPHPDKVATGGEDAHFICEDEQAIGVADGVGGWADVGVNAGLYAQELVANSARAIREEPKGSFNPVRVLEKAHSKTKAMGSSTVCIIALIDEALNAINLGDSGFIVIRDGSVIFKSPVQQRGFNFPYQLARSGTEGDLPSSGEVFTVPVAPGDIIVAGTDGLFDNMYNNDIVGVVVGATRARLGPQATAQKIAALARQRALDTKRQSPFSAAALEYGYRFDGGKLDDLTVVVSYISNSVNE